The Pseudarthrobacter sp. NS4 genome includes a window with the following:
- a CDS encoding TRAP transporter substrate-binding protein — protein sequence MESNATHKISPLRRLTKGLAVAAVIGLTLTGCSGGAGGEGEARQLLLGHGADPSNPRSVAADFFKDQLAESTDGQLTVQVQGSEQLGSDSEMMVSLASGTLDLTANSQGAVSSNVPEMALFGLPFLFESSEHAYQVVDGPIGDEIAKKAESAGFKVLAWWDNGIRDVTNSKRPINTPEDIKGLKIRTPNDPMTIDIFNALEANPTPMAFSELYLALQQGAVDGQENPLTNIASSKLNEVQKHLARTSHKYEVTPFIISLSTWESLSPEQQEKVQTAADAARDKQRELMTEQISKLSTELASSMEITTPELEPFRNATSSVYDKWSKEHPELVKQIREEADETRAEFTGK from the coding sequence ATGGAAAGCAATGCAACACACAAGATCAGCCCTCTGCGCAGGCTTACAAAGGGACTCGCTGTCGCCGCAGTGATCGGATTAACCCTCACTGGTTGCAGTGGCGGCGCCGGCGGCGAAGGAGAGGCACGCCAGCTGTTGCTCGGCCACGGTGCTGACCCGTCAAATCCCCGCTCGGTAGCGGCTGATTTCTTCAAGGACCAGCTCGCTGAATCTACTGACGGGCAGCTTACGGTCCAGGTTCAGGGGTCCGAGCAGTTGGGCAGCGACTCCGAAATGATGGTCTCCCTGGCCTCTGGAACGCTCGACCTTACGGCCAACTCCCAGGGCGCCGTGTCGTCCAACGTGCCTGAGATGGCGCTCTTTGGCCTGCCCTTCCTGTTCGAATCGTCAGAGCATGCCTATCAGGTCGTTGACGGCCCGATCGGGGACGAGATCGCCAAGAAGGCCGAAAGCGCCGGGTTCAAGGTCCTGGCCTGGTGGGATAACGGTATCCGCGATGTCACCAACAGCAAGCGGCCCATCAACACCCCCGAGGACATCAAAGGCCTCAAAATCCGTACGCCGAACGATCCGATGACGATCGACATTTTCAACGCCCTTGAAGCGAATCCAACCCCGATGGCCTTCAGCGAGCTCTATCTTGCGCTGCAGCAGGGTGCGGTGGACGGCCAGGAAAACCCACTGACGAACATTGCCTCGTCCAAGCTCAACGAAGTGCAGAAGCACCTGGCCCGTACATCCCACAAATACGAGGTGACGCCCTTCATCATCAGCCTCAGCACGTGGGAATCCCTGTCACCCGAGCAGCAGGAAAAAGTCCAGACTGCTGCCGACGCAGCCCGTGACAAGCAGCGCGAACTCATGACCGAGCAGATCAGCAAGCTCTCAACGGAGCTTGCAAGCAGCATGGAGATCACCACTCCGGAACTGGAACCCTTCCGGAACGCCACGTCAAGTGTTTACGACAAGTGGTCCAAGGAACACCCCGAGCTCGTCAAGCAGATCCGCGAAGAAGCCGACGAGACCCGAGCAGAATTCACAGGAAAATGA
- a CDS encoding TRAP transporter small permease, translated as MKNPPPDLAIADSEIEFDPNNPQPIEQPDPLTLVTDKVNLWATYVGGLMAVLAFFVIGVLLVIAVILRFGFNASLDYATEIPTFAFPWLIAGGVVAAMGRNGHLAVDYFVNKGSASLQRYLDVFVWVLCTLALAFLVYVSTLLIRPYTFQKSPILGLPMLLSYAAYIYMAVSLTVQSAARAWTAFRGKNVHSKEVLGV; from the coding sequence ATGAAAAACCCACCCCCGGATCTCGCGATCGCTGACAGCGAAATTGAGTTCGATCCCAATAATCCACAGCCGATTGAGCAGCCTGACCCGCTCACCCTGGTAACGGACAAAGTCAACCTCTGGGCAACCTATGTCGGCGGGCTGATGGCGGTATTGGCATTCTTCGTCATCGGAGTGCTGCTTGTCATCGCCGTCATCCTACGGTTTGGCTTTAATGCCAGCTTGGACTACGCCACCGAAATCCCCACCTTCGCCTTCCCATGGCTGATTGCAGGAGGCGTCGTTGCAGCCATGGGACGGAACGGCCACCTGGCTGTGGATTACTTCGTCAACAAGGGGTCCGCCTCCCTCCAGCGCTACCTCGATGTGTTCGTCTGGGTCCTGTGCACGCTGGCCCTCGCGTTCCTTGTCTACGTCTCGACGCTCCTGATCCGCCCCTACACGTTCCAGAAGTCGCCCATCCTGGGACTTCCCATGCTACTGAGCTACGCGGCCTACATCTACATGGCCGTCAGCCTCACGGTGCAGTCCGCGGCGCGCGCCTGGACCGCTTTCCGCGGCAAAAACGTGCATTCAAAGGAGGTCCTCGGTGTTTGA
- a CDS encoding TRAP transporter large permease, which translates to MFEVAIAVLVFIVLLVISVPVSFSLFIATLAGLALVGTYPLQIVAQQSFAPASNFLFLAIPFFILTADLLASGKLGQTVIGLATKLVGRFRGGVGQASVATSVVFSGVSGSAVADASGLGSVLIPWSKKVGYPGPFNAAVNASSSVIGVILPPSIPMILFAATSGVSVAAIFLSGLVPGIILAVAYFVVCWAVAAKKGFPRIKVQFNLRNLMRDLLLALPAVLMPIIMIRVVLLGGIATVTEVAVLSALYAVLIRLIYRDITFRGLLNSLVNTAAATGVVMLLIMMSEALSWFLTVQRAPQEIAESLLANVGSPLLILLLINLILLLIGAFLDMSPAILLLTPVLMPIADAIGLDPIQLGMIMILNLGIGLFTPPVGTTLYISTAIAKEPIEKTVMALLPFYAASVAVLLAVTYIPALTSFGR; encoded by the coding sequence GTGTTTGAGGTCGCTATCGCTGTTCTCGTCTTCATCGTCCTGCTGGTCATCAGCGTCCCTGTTTCCTTCTCACTGTTCATCGCCACCCTGGCCGGCCTGGCCCTCGTGGGCACATACCCGCTGCAGATCGTGGCCCAGCAATCGTTTGCGCCCGCATCCAACTTCCTGTTCCTGGCGATACCGTTCTTCATCCTGACGGCAGACCTGCTCGCGAGCGGCAAGCTCGGCCAGACCGTGATCGGGCTTGCCACAAAGCTCGTGGGCCGGTTCCGCGGCGGTGTGGGCCAGGCAAGCGTAGCCACGTCCGTTGTGTTTTCCGGGGTTTCCGGTTCTGCCGTTGCTGACGCCTCCGGACTGGGATCCGTCCTCATTCCCTGGAGCAAGAAAGTTGGCTACCCGGGGCCGTTCAATGCCGCAGTGAATGCGTCCTCGTCGGTGATCGGGGTCATCCTGCCCCCGTCCATCCCGATGATCCTCTTTGCCGCCACATCGGGTGTATCTGTAGCAGCCATCTTCCTGTCCGGGCTCGTGCCCGGAATCATCCTGGCTGTTGCCTACTTCGTCGTGTGCTGGGCAGTTGCCGCCAAAAAGGGCTTTCCCCGGATCAAGGTCCAGTTCAACCTGCGGAACCTCATGCGGGATCTCCTGCTCGCATTGCCGGCAGTGCTGATGCCGATCATCATGATCCGCGTCGTGCTGCTGGGCGGCATCGCCACCGTCACGGAAGTTGCTGTTCTTTCAGCTCTCTACGCCGTGCTGATCCGACTCATTTACAGGGACATCACGTTCCGCGGACTCCTCAACTCTCTGGTGAATACGGCAGCAGCCACCGGCGTAGTCATGCTGCTGATCATGATGTCCGAAGCGCTGAGCTGGTTCCTGACAGTTCAGCGCGCACCCCAGGAAATAGCAGAATCACTGCTGGCCAATGTCGGTTCTCCTTTGCTCATTCTGCTGCTCATCAACCTCATCCTGCTCCTCATCGGCGCATTCCTGGACATGTCCCCGGCCATTCTTCTGCTGACCCCGGTGCTCATGCCCATCGCAGACGCCATCGGCCTGGACCCGATCCAGCTCGGCATGATCATGATCCTCAACCTGGGCATCGGACTCTTCACACCGCCGGTGGGAACAACGCTCTACATATCTACAGCCATTGCCAAGGAGCCCATCGAGAAAACTGTGATGGCCCTGTTGCCGTTCTACGCCGCATCTGTGGCTGTCCTCCTGGCCGTGACGTATATTCCTGCGCTCACCAGCTTCGGGCGATAG
- a CDS encoding sugar phosphate isomerase/epimerase family protein, with the protein MFNPRLGCSSISFRHQDLGTALQTIAGLGFEEIDLGALPGVCNHVPYELDMAAVAAVSAEVNASGLRVRSVNGDIGDLNAVLGTEETAARGRHLDALLALTANIGAQALVLPCGALSHAPVRNLGQDLDTVVEQLQRARQRAADFGVELWTESLHFLRLCWNLERAELLAQRLEGSGVGIVMDFSHIVAAGEDPREYLARHRGRIAHVHLRDAVPGNINLSIGNGHADFAAGLRQLSADGYTGHFSLELETRDVVTNDERPAAAAKAASFISDLI; encoded by the coding sequence ATGTTCAACCCCAGACTCGGCTGCTCATCCATCAGCTTCCGCCACCAGGACCTGGGCACCGCCCTCCAGACCATAGCGGGCCTTGGCTTCGAGGAAATCGATCTGGGCGCCCTTCCCGGCGTGTGCAACCACGTCCCGTATGAACTGGACATGGCAGCTGTTGCTGCTGTTTCCGCTGAAGTGAATGCATCCGGTCTCCGGGTGCGCTCCGTGAACGGGGACATCGGCGACCTCAACGCCGTACTCGGCACCGAGGAAACGGCTGCCCGCGGCCGGCACCTGGATGCGCTCCTGGCTCTTACGGCCAACATCGGAGCACAGGCCCTTGTCCTGCCGTGCGGTGCCCTCAGCCATGCCCCTGTCCGGAACCTCGGACAGGATCTGGACACCGTTGTGGAGCAGCTGCAGCGGGCCCGGCAGCGGGCGGCTGACTTCGGCGTCGAACTCTGGACCGAGTCCCTGCACTTCCTCCGCCTGTGCTGGAACCTGGAGCGGGCAGAGCTGCTGGCCCAGCGGCTGGAAGGCTCCGGCGTCGGGATTGTCATGGACTTCAGCCACATCGTCGCTGCCGGCGAGGATCCCCGGGAGTACCTGGCACGGCACCGGGGACGTATTGCCCACGTCCACCTGCGCGACGCCGTTCCGGGAAATATCAACCTCAGCATCGGAAACGGCCATGCGGACTTTGCCGCAGGCCTCAGACAGCTTTCCGCGGATGGCTACACCGGCCACTTCTCCCTGGAACTTGAGACACGGGATGTCGTCACCAACGACGAACGGCCGGCAGCCGCCGCCAAAGCAGCCAGCTTCATCTCAGATCTCATCTGA
- a CDS encoding SDR family NAD(P)-dependent oxidoreductase has product MSNTIQRTAVLTGATSERGIGITTARRYAREGWGVVILDLDGEKSAKVAAEIGNEFGVPAYGHEIDVANEGSVNAAYQAVRAEVSQGNLPPVGALANIAGITSPLPFLETTLELWHKVMDVNATGTYLVTKAFLPDMIDNGWGRIVNMSSVSAQRGGGVFGKVPYSAAKAAILGFTKALARELGTTGVTVNAITPGAVDTNIRVGSTEEQEAAINAGIPLGRNATTEEVAAVITFLSSEDSAYLTGTTIDINGGSHIH; this is encoded by the coding sequence ATGAGCAACACCATCCAGCGCACCGCCGTCCTCACCGGAGCTACCTCCGAGCGTGGCATTGGTATCACCACCGCCCGCCGCTACGCCCGCGAGGGCTGGGGCGTCGTCATCCTGGACCTCGACGGCGAGAAGTCCGCCAAGGTGGCAGCCGAGATCGGCAACGAATTCGGCGTCCCGGCGTACGGGCACGAGATCGATGTTGCCAATGAAGGGTCCGTCAACGCGGCCTACCAGGCAGTCAGGGCTGAAGTCAGCCAAGGTAACCTGCCGCCGGTCGGCGCTCTTGCCAACATCGCCGGCATCACCTCACCGCTTCCATTCCTGGAGACCACGCTGGAGCTGTGGCACAAGGTCATGGACGTGAACGCCACTGGCACCTACCTGGTGACCAAGGCCTTCCTGCCGGACATGATCGACAACGGCTGGGGCCGGATCGTAAACATGTCCTCAGTCTCCGCCCAGCGTGGCGGCGGCGTGTTCGGCAAGGTTCCCTACTCCGCTGCCAAGGCAGCCATCCTGGGCTTCACCAAGGCACTTGCCCGCGAACTGGGTACCACCGGCGTCACGGTCAACGCCATCACCCCCGGCGCCGTGGACACCAACATCCGCGTGGGCAGCACCGAGGAGCAGGAAGCGGCCATCAACGCCGGTATTCCCCTGGGCCGGAACGCCACCACGGAGGAAGTCGCCGCCGTCATCACCTTCCTGTCCTCCGAGGACTCGGCGTACCTCACGGGTACCACCATCGACATCAACGGCGGAAGCCACATCCACTAA
- a CDS encoding dihydroxyacetone kinase family protein has translation MTRIFNDPSDFAEEALAGFCDVHADLVRQVPGGAVRRVRSAKPKVAVLAGGGSGHYPAFAGLIGTGFADGAVVGNIFTSPSAQQAYSVAKAAESGAGVVFTYGNYAGDVMNFGMASERLAAEGIAVENVLVTDDIASAQPSEAGKRRGIAGDFTVFKIMGAAAETGADMAKVVRLGRKANSRTRTIGSAFSGCTFPGADSPLFSLPEGQMGLGLGIHGEPGLLDTDLPPAKELGRELVNRLLAETPPNAGDRIAVILNGLGSTKHEELFVLWGTVAPLLREAGYTLVMPEVGELVTSLDMAGVSLTVTWLDEELEPLWVAPAETPAYRRGNAVREAGAVAVEGVSDDGAAADAFVATEGSRQYATACVAALDAARSLLHDAEERLGRMDAVAGDGDHGRGMVRGIDAAASTASAALEQGAGAGDVLAAAGDAWADKAGGTSGVLWGAGLRALGETLGNGSIPEARELGAAITAFADRIVQLGKAETGDKTMVDALLPFAAGFNRLVAEGVQPGAAWEEAAGDATAAAEATAQLLPLKGRARPLAEKSLGTADPGATSLAMIFTVMGPHLTTVPTTSPYKKVGSQA, from the coding sequence ATGACAAGAATCTTCAACGATCCCTCGGACTTTGCCGAGGAGGCCCTGGCGGGCTTTTGCGACGTCCACGCCGACCTGGTGCGCCAGGTTCCCGGCGGAGCCGTCCGGCGCGTCCGTTCTGCGAAACCCAAGGTGGCGGTCCTCGCCGGTGGCGGTTCCGGCCATTACCCGGCGTTCGCTGGCCTCATCGGAACGGGATTTGCGGACGGCGCCGTGGTGGGCAACATTTTCACCTCGCCCTCCGCCCAACAGGCCTACTCGGTGGCCAAGGCAGCTGAGTCAGGCGCCGGCGTCGTGTTCACCTACGGCAACTACGCCGGCGACGTGATGAACTTCGGTATGGCCAGCGAACGCCTTGCTGCGGAAGGCATTGCCGTCGAAAACGTGCTGGTCACTGACGACATCGCCAGCGCCCAGCCGTCCGAAGCGGGTAAGCGCCGCGGTATTGCCGGTGACTTCACTGTCTTCAAGATCATGGGTGCAGCCGCCGAAACGGGTGCGGACATGGCTAAGGTGGTCCGTCTGGGCCGGAAAGCAAACTCCCGGACCCGCACCATCGGCAGCGCCTTTTCGGGCTGCACGTTTCCCGGCGCGGATTCACCGCTGTTCTCCCTTCCGGAGGGGCAAATGGGCCTGGGGCTCGGGATCCACGGTGAGCCAGGGCTGCTCGACACAGACCTGCCGCCGGCAAAGGAGCTCGGCCGTGAGCTGGTGAACCGCCTGCTCGCCGAAACTCCGCCGAATGCGGGGGACCGGATCGCGGTAATCCTCAACGGACTCGGTTCCACCAAGCACGAAGAACTCTTCGTACTCTGGGGGACAGTGGCACCCCTCCTCCGCGAGGCCGGCTACACCCTGGTGATGCCAGAAGTCGGAGAGCTCGTCACCAGCCTGGACATGGCAGGTGTCTCACTCACCGTCACCTGGCTCGATGAGGAACTCGAGCCCCTCTGGGTTGCCCCTGCAGAAACACCCGCCTACCGGCGCGGCAACGCAGTCCGGGAAGCCGGAGCTGTGGCCGTTGAAGGAGTGTCCGACGACGGCGCGGCCGCTGATGCGTTCGTCGCCACCGAAGGATCCCGGCAATATGCCACTGCCTGCGTTGCTGCGCTGGACGCCGCCCGGTCCTTGCTGCACGATGCCGAGGAGCGCCTCGGCAGGATGGATGCGGTTGCCGGCGACGGCGACCACGGGCGGGGCATGGTGCGTGGGATTGACGCCGCTGCCTCGACCGCTTCCGCCGCCCTGGAACAAGGCGCCGGGGCCGGAGACGTACTGGCAGCTGCAGGTGATGCCTGGGCAGACAAGGCCGGCGGAACATCCGGCGTCCTGTGGGGAGCAGGGCTCAGGGCACTCGGGGAAACACTGGGCAACGGCTCCATTCCGGAAGCCCGGGAGCTGGGCGCCGCCATAACCGCCTTTGCGGACCGTATTGTGCAGCTCGGCAAGGCGGAAACCGGCGACAAGACCATGGTGGACGCCCTGCTGCCTTTTGCTGCGGGCTTCAACCGCCTGGTGGCGGAAGGCGTACAGCCTGGCGCGGCATGGGAAGAAGCTGCCGGCGACGCGACAGCCGCCGCCGAAGCCACTGCTCAACTTCTTCCGCTGAAGGGCCGCGCCCGGCCGCTGGCGGAGAAGAGTTTGGGCACCGCCGACCCGGGTGCCACATCGCTGGCGATGATTTTCACCGTGATGGGTCCCCACCTGACAACGGTTCCCACCACGTCACCATACAAGAAGGTTGGATCACAAGCATGA
- a CDS encoding RpiB/LacA/LacB family sugar-phosphate isomerase gives MNATGQTTGLRLIVGADEAGVDYKDKILEDLRQDPRVSQVIDIGVNRSDALDDFTKPYPYVGIAAGEMIRDGAADRAILFCGTGIGVAIAANKVEGIRATAAHDSFSVERSILSNDCQVLTMGQRVVGIELARRLAREWIGYTFDPASASAGKVKVLTDFEAC, from the coding sequence ATGAACGCAACAGGGCAAACTACCGGTCTGCGGCTCATCGTGGGCGCCGATGAGGCAGGCGTTGACTACAAGGACAAGATCCTCGAGGACCTCCGGCAGGATCCCCGGGTCAGCCAAGTGATCGATATTGGAGTCAACCGTTCCGATGCTCTGGATGACTTCACCAAGCCGTACCCTTACGTGGGAATCGCGGCGGGCGAAATGATCAGGGACGGTGCAGCGGACCGCGCCATCCTCTTCTGCGGCACCGGAATCGGCGTTGCCATCGCAGCCAACAAGGTGGAGGGAATCAGGGCCACCGCGGCCCACGATTCCTTCTCCGTGGAACGCTCCATTCTGTCCAACGACTGCCAGGTCCTCACCATGGGCCAGCGCGTGGTGGGCATCGAACTTGCCCGCCGGCTCGCCAGGGAATGGATCGGGTACACCTTCGATCCTGCCTCCGCCTCTGCAGGCAAAGTCAAGGTCCTCACGGACTTCGAAGCGTGCTAG
- a CDS encoding proline racemase family protein gives MRFGRMLNVVDAHAEGESGKVVVGGVGPVPGETMFDKMLHFSEHLDHLRKLLLCEPRGAVWHNANVVLPSNNPDADFGYIILESTEYPAMSGSNTMCVATVLLETGMLPMTEPVTHLVLESPAGLIGIEATCASGKVERVKLVNQPAFVYHQDAKIDVPGVGKVSVDVAYGGMTFAFVDAGSVGIPLEAGQEAVLYDLGQRIKKAAAEQLEVRHPTNPRIPGITNTSFTGPLIREDAPDGAEMVRSKNAVIVSPGRLDRSPCGMGTSARLALLHARGELKPGQLFRPESLIGSQFDARIEDTTRLGPYAAVIPAISGRAWITSLNQLVLDPSDPFQEGFVVGKPWKSEY, from the coding sequence ATGAGATTCGGCCGCATGCTCAACGTGGTCGATGCCCACGCCGAAGGCGAGTCCGGCAAGGTGGTGGTCGGTGGTGTCGGCCCTGTCCCAGGCGAGACGATGTTCGACAAGATGCTCCACTTCTCAGAGCACCTCGACCACCTGCGCAAACTCCTCCTCTGCGAACCCCGCGGGGCCGTGTGGCACAACGCGAACGTCGTCCTGCCATCCAACAACCCGGACGCCGACTTTGGCTACATCATCCTCGAATCCACCGAATACCCTGCCATGTCCGGCTCCAACACCATGTGCGTGGCAACCGTACTGTTGGAAACCGGCATGCTGCCGATGACGGAGCCGGTGACCCATCTGGTTCTTGAGTCCCCGGCCGGTCTCATTGGGATTGAGGCAACGTGTGCCAGCGGCAAGGTCGAACGCGTCAAGCTGGTAAATCAGCCCGCCTTCGTCTACCACCAGGACGCCAAGATCGATGTACCGGGAGTGGGAAAGGTGAGTGTCGACGTCGCCTACGGTGGAATGACCTTTGCCTTCGTCGATGCAGGTTCGGTGGGGATCCCGCTGGAAGCGGGCCAGGAGGCTGTGCTCTATGACCTTGGGCAGCGCATCAAGAAGGCAGCAGCCGAGCAGCTCGAGGTCCGTCACCCCACTAATCCTCGGATTCCCGGGATCACCAATACCTCGTTTACCGGCCCGCTCATCCGTGAGGACGCTCCGGACGGCGCAGAAATGGTCAGGTCCAAGAACGCCGTCATAGTTTCCCCAGGGCGGCTGGACCGCTCACCGTGCGGGATGGGAACGTCAGCACGCCTTGCCCTACTGCATGCCCGCGGTGAGCTCAAACCCGGCCAGTTGTTCCGACCCGAGTCACTCATCGGCAGCCAGTTCGACGCCCGCATTGAAGACACAACACGGCTCGGTCCCTATGCAGCGGTCATCCCGGCTATTTCCGGCCGGGCCTGGATCACCTCACTCAACCAACTAGTCCTCGACCCGTCCGACCCCTTCCAAGAAGGCTTCGTGGTGGGAAAACCTTGGAAATCGGAGTACTGA
- a CDS encoding SDR family NAD(P)-dependent oxidoreductase codes for MSAGMLTGKTVLVTGASRGIGRATAAALHREGAHVILHYGNDKDSAQATANRLGERVHLLQGDLQDRAKRLRVWTEATAWRGGVDVLVNNAGAWLASDIDDAGAWQYGWQANYELNLLAPADLCRQAILGFRERGGGIIINVTSRSAHRGDDAEHLAYGAAKGGLLALTKGIARGYGKENILAYAVAPGWVATDISAHISPDNPMLQTLPLGEVTPPEDIAEMIAFLASGRSRHTTGATIDITGADYVR; via the coding sequence ATGAGCGCCGGAATGTTGACCGGGAAGACCGTCCTGGTCACCGGTGCCTCCCGCGGCATCGGCCGCGCGACGGCTGCAGCCCTTCACCGCGAAGGGGCGCACGTGATCCTGCACTACGGCAACGACAAAGACTCCGCCCAGGCCACCGCGAACAGGCTCGGCGAACGCGTCCACCTCCTCCAGGGCGACCTCCAGGACCGGGCAAAGCGCCTGCGGGTCTGGACCGAGGCGACAGCGTGGCGCGGCGGCGTTGACGTCCTCGTCAACAACGCAGGTGCCTGGCTCGCGTCGGACATCGACGACGCCGGTGCGTGGCAGTACGGCTGGCAGGCCAACTACGAACTGAACCTTTTGGCTCCTGCCGACCTGTGCCGGCAGGCGATCCTTGGATTCCGGGAACGGGGTGGCGGAATCATCATCAACGTCACCAGCCGATCGGCCCACCGAGGCGACGACGCCGAACACCTCGCCTACGGCGCAGCAAAGGGCGGACTGTTGGCCCTCACCAAGGGCATAGCGCGAGGCTACGGCAAGGAAAACATCCTCGCGTACGCCGTCGCTCCCGGCTGGGTGGCAACCGATATCTCCGCCCACATCTCCCCCGATAACCCCATGCTCCAAACGCTCCCACTGGGCGAAGTCACACCACCGGAAGACATCGCGGAGATGATCGCCTTCCTCGCATCGGGCCGGTCCCGCCACACTACCGGCGCCACCATCGACATCACCGGCGCCGACTACGTCCGCTGA
- a CDS encoding SDR family NAD(P)-dependent oxidoreductase, which yields MTTTGLTSRFHGKTALVTGAGGGIGSAISRRLAAEGAHVVVADANAVAAKEVAEALAGEGLSADPLVFDLLDPEAAAAAVQEVITAHGQLDVLVNNAGINRRGDLLSLTENDWKLSFAVNVDALFHLCRAVLPHMIESGGGSIVNTASQWGLYPAPGHIAYNVSKAAVIAFTKNLARDYAPYNIRVNAVAPGEVRTPMLEAGLACSGRTVADLDALVPFGRIGKPEEVAALVAFLASDEAPYICGSVVEITGAQAVA from the coding sequence ATGACCACGACGGGACTCACCTCCCGCTTCCACGGCAAGACAGCGCTGGTCACCGGGGCTGGTGGCGGAATCGGTTCCGCCATCAGCCGCCGGCTGGCTGCTGAAGGCGCCCATGTCGTCGTGGCCGACGCCAACGCGGTGGCCGCCAAAGAAGTCGCCGAAGCACTCGCCGGGGAGGGCCTTTCAGCCGACCCGCTGGTCTTTGACCTCCTGGACCCGGAAGCGGCTGCTGCAGCCGTGCAGGAGGTCATCACAGCACACGGGCAGCTGGACGTTTTGGTCAACAACGCCGGCATCAACCGCCGCGGGGACCTGCTGTCCCTGACGGAGAACGACTGGAAGCTGTCCTTTGCCGTCAACGTGGACGCGTTGTTCCACCTCTGCCGGGCAGTACTTCCACACATGATCGAATCCGGCGGCGGATCCATCGTCAATACGGCATCGCAATGGGGCCTCTACCCCGCACCAGGGCATATCGCCTACAACGTGTCCAAAGCCGCTGTCATCGCCTTCACCAAGAACCTTGCCCGCGACTACGCACCGTACAACATCCGGGTCAACGCCGTCGCCCCCGGCGAAGTTCGCACCCCCATGCTCGAAGCCGGGCTGGCATGCAGCGGCCGCACCGTCGCCGACCTCGACGCCCTGGTGCCCTTCGGGCGCATCGGTAAACCGGAAGAAGTCGCCGCGCTCGTAGCCTTCCTCGCCTCCGACGAAGCGCCCTACATCTGCGGGTCCGTGGTCGAAATTACCGGCGCGCAGGCCGTCGCATGA